From a region of the Nyctibius grandis isolate bNycGra1 chromosome 10, bNycGra1.pri, whole genome shotgun sequence genome:
- the CAMLG gene encoding guided entry of tail-anchored proteins factor CAMLG isoform X3 encodes MEDGGGAGAAAASPGAPAGLSASQRRAELRRRKLLMNSEERINRIMGFHRPAAGKDNESHTESKLQHEQDKSNSLPIPSVSKRIVLGDSVCNMAGTADHAGSMVGDKDLFSKTPELVKEGTSELRHRNRGELSSEAAPRPPRHGLDQYLSRFDEALKLRNQLMNERPSQENGNTVEEFDSFRIFRLVGCALLAIVVRAFVCKYLSIFAPFLTLQLAYMGLSKYFPKIAPVKSQEPFLLKSCMLQVTVKHKIVL; translated from the exons ATGGAGgacggcggcggggcgggagcggcggccgcGTCCCCGGGGGCCCCTGCCGGCCTCTCGGCCTCCCAGCGCCGAGCCGAGCTGCGGCGGAGGAAGCTGCTGATGAACTCGGAGGAGCGGATTAACCGCATCATGGGCTTCCACCGGCCCGCGGCGGGCAAGG aTAATGaaagtcacacagaatcaaagCTTCAGCATGAACAAGATAAATCAAACTCTCTTCCCATTCCTTCAGTTTCCAAGCGAATTGTGCTTGGTGATTCTGTCTGTAATATGGCAGGCACAGCTGACCATGCAGGCAGCATGGTAGGGGATAAGGACTTGTTCAGTAAAACTCCAGAGCTTGTCAAGGAGGGTACAAGTGAGCTCCGTCACCGCAATAGAGGGGAACTGTCGTCTGAAGCTGCACCACGGCCACCCAGACATGGCTTAGACCAGTACTTATCCAGATTTGATGAAGCTCTCAAGCTGAGGAACCAGCTGATGAATGAGAGGCCAAGCCAAGAGAATGGGAATACAGTGGAGGAGTTTGACTCTTTCCGCATTTTTAGATTGGTGGGATGCGCTCTGCTCGCCATCGTAGTCAGGGCTTTTGTGTGCAAGTACTTG tCAATATTTGCACCATTTCTTACTCTACAACTTGCTTACATGGGACTGTCCAAGTACTTtccaaag ATTGCCCCAGTGAAATCACAGGAGCCGTTCCTGCTGAAATCCTGTATGCTACAAGTGACAGTGAAACATAAAATAGTGCTTTGA
- the CAMLG gene encoding guided entry of tail-anchored proteins factor CAMLG isoform X1: protein MEDGGGAGAAAASPGAPAGLSASQRRAELRRRKLLMNSEERINRIMGFHRPAAGKDNESHTESKLQHEQDKSNSLPIPSVSKRIVLGDSVCNMAGTADHAGSMVGDKDLFSKTPELVKEGTSELRHRNRGELSSEAAPRPPRHGLDQYLSRFDEALKLRNQLMNERPSQENGNTVEEFDSFRIFRLVGCALLAIVVRAFVCKYLSIFAPFLTLQLAYMGLSKYFPKCEKKVKTTVLTAALLLSGIPAEVISCSMDTYSKMGDVFTDLCVYFFTFIFCHELILVFGSEVP from the exons ATGGAGgacggcggcggggcgggagcggcggccgcGTCCCCGGGGGCCCCTGCCGGCCTCTCGGCCTCCCAGCGCCGAGCCGAGCTGCGGCGGAGGAAGCTGCTGATGAACTCGGAGGAGCGGATTAACCGCATCATGGGCTTCCACCGGCCCGCGGCGGGCAAGG aTAATGaaagtcacacagaatcaaagCTTCAGCATGAACAAGATAAATCAAACTCTCTTCCCATTCCTTCAGTTTCCAAGCGAATTGTGCTTGGTGATTCTGTCTGTAATATGGCAGGCACAGCTGACCATGCAGGCAGCATGGTAGGGGATAAGGACTTGTTCAGTAAAACTCCAGAGCTTGTCAAGGAGGGTACAAGTGAGCTCCGTCACCGCAATAGAGGGGAACTGTCGTCTGAAGCTGCACCACGGCCACCCAGACATGGCTTAGACCAGTACTTATCCAGATTTGATGAAGCTCTCAAGCTGAGGAACCAGCTGATGAATGAGAGGCCAAGCCAAGAGAATGGGAATACAGTGGAGGAGTTTGACTCTTTCCGCATTTTTAGATTGGTGGGATGCGCTCTGCTCGCCATCGTAGTCAGGGCTTTTGTGTGCAAGTACTTG tCAATATTTGCACCATTTCTTACTCTACAACTTGCTTACATGGGACTGTCCAAGTACTTtccaaag tgtgagAAGAAGGTGAAAACAACAGTACTAACTGCTGCTCTTTTACTGTCTGGAATCCCTGCAGAGGTGATTAGTTGCTCCATGGACACCTACAGCAAAATGGGAGATGTTTTCACAGACCTTTGTGtctatttctttacttttatcTTTTGCCATGAACTTATTCTGGTTTTTGGTTCTGAAGTACCATGA
- the CAMLG gene encoding guided entry of tail-anchored proteins factor CAMLG isoform X2, whose protein sequence is MEDGGGAGAAAASPGAPAGLSASQRRAELRRRKLLMNSEERINRIMGFHRPAAGKDNESHTESKLQHEQDKSNSLPIPSVSKRIVLGDSVCNMAGTADHAGSMVGDKDLFSKTPELVKEGTSELRHRNRGELSSEAAPRPPRHGLDQYLSRFDEALKLRNQLMNERPSQENGNTVEEFDSFRIFRLVGCALLAIVVRAFVCKYLSIFAPFLTLQLAYMGLSKYFPKCEKKVKTTVLTAALLLSGIPAEIAPVKSQEPFLLKSCMLQVTVKHKIVL, encoded by the exons ATGGAGgacggcggcggggcgggagcggcggccgcGTCCCCGGGGGCCCCTGCCGGCCTCTCGGCCTCCCAGCGCCGAGCCGAGCTGCGGCGGAGGAAGCTGCTGATGAACTCGGAGGAGCGGATTAACCGCATCATGGGCTTCCACCGGCCCGCGGCGGGCAAGG aTAATGaaagtcacacagaatcaaagCTTCAGCATGAACAAGATAAATCAAACTCTCTTCCCATTCCTTCAGTTTCCAAGCGAATTGTGCTTGGTGATTCTGTCTGTAATATGGCAGGCACAGCTGACCATGCAGGCAGCATGGTAGGGGATAAGGACTTGTTCAGTAAAACTCCAGAGCTTGTCAAGGAGGGTACAAGTGAGCTCCGTCACCGCAATAGAGGGGAACTGTCGTCTGAAGCTGCACCACGGCCACCCAGACATGGCTTAGACCAGTACTTATCCAGATTTGATGAAGCTCTCAAGCTGAGGAACCAGCTGATGAATGAGAGGCCAAGCCAAGAGAATGGGAATACAGTGGAGGAGTTTGACTCTTTCCGCATTTTTAGATTGGTGGGATGCGCTCTGCTCGCCATCGTAGTCAGGGCTTTTGTGTGCAAGTACTTG tCAATATTTGCACCATTTCTTACTCTACAACTTGCTTACATGGGACTGTCCAAGTACTTtccaaag tgtgagAAGAAGGTGAAAACAACAGTACTAACTGCTGCTCTTTTACTGTCTGGAATCCCTGCAGAG ATTGCCCCAGTGAAATCACAGGAGCCGTTCCTGCTGAAATCCTGTATGCTACAAGTGACAGTGAAACATAAAATAGTGCTTTGA
- the DDX46 gene encoding probable ATP-dependent RNA helicase DDX46 has protein sequence MGRESRHYRKRSASRGRSGSRSRSRSPSDKRGKRGEDRRSRSRDRERRRERSRSRDKRRSRSRDRKRQRRSRSRERERSRERRRSRSRERRRSRSRSRGRRSRSSSPSKNRKTENRSRSKEKTEGVEVSKEKKKEDKEEEKDKDATTNTVATENFDQNKLEEEMRKRKERVEKWREEQRKKAMENIGELKKEIEEMKQGKKWSLEDDDDDEEETAEGEKEGSEVEDEELDPLDAYMEEVKEEVKKFNMRSVKGGNEKKTGPTVTKVVTVVTTKKAAVESEKKKGELMENDQDAMEYSSEEEEVDLQTALTGYQTKQRKLLEPVDHGKIEYEPFRKNFYVEVPELAKMTQEEVNVYRLELEGITVKGKGCPKPIKTWVQCGISMKILTALKKHGYEKPTPIQTQAIPAIMNGRDLIGIAKTGSGKTIAFLLPMFRHIMDQRALEEGEGPIAVIMTPTRELALQITKECKKFSKTLGLRVVCVYGGTGISEQIAELKRGAEIIVCTPGRMIDMLAANNGRVTNLRRVTYVVLDEADRMFDMGFEPQVMRIVDNVRPDRQTVMFSATFPRAMEALARRILSKPIEVQVGGRSVVCSDVEQHVIVIEEDKKFLKLLELLGHYQEKGSVIIFVDKQEHADGLLKDLMRASYPCLSLHGGIDQYDRDSIINDFKNGTCKLLVATSVAARGLDVKQLMLVVNYSCPNHYEDYVHRAGRTGRAGNKGYAYTFITEDQARYAGDIIKALELSGTAIPADLEKLWADFKDQQKAEGKLIKKSSGFSGKGFKFDETEQALANERKKLQKAALGLQDSDDEDTAVDIDEQIESMFNSKKRVKDMGTPGTSGGPAPSAGNAEKLEIAKRLALRINAQKNLGAEAQVFVPFHFKDVMQQATNAILRGGTIQAPTVSAKTIAEQLAEKINAKLNYVPIEKQEEEKQDGGQNESFKRYEEELEINDFPQTARWKVTSKEALQRISEYSEAAITIRGTYFPPGKEPKEGERKIYLAIESANELAVQKAKAEITRLIKEELIRLQNSYQPTNKGRYKVL, from the exons atgggcCGGGAGTCCAG GCATTATCGGAAGCGCTCTGCGTCACGTGGACGCTCTGGTAGCCGCTCTAGAAGTCGTTCTCCATCTGACAAAAGAGGAAAACGTGGAGAGGACAGACGCTCTAGGAGCAGAGATCGAGAACGTAGACGTGAGAGGTCACGCAGTAGGGACAAGAGACGGTCTCGATCGCGTGACAGAAAGCGTCAAAG ACGTtcaagaagcagagaaagggaaCGTAGCCGGGAGAGAAGACGATCCCGCAGCCGAGAGAGGAGGCGCTCtagaagcagaagcagaggtAGACGGTCTCGATCCTCCAGTCCAAGCAAgaataggaaaacagaaaacag ATCAAGAtctaaagaaaagacagaaggtGTGGAagtttccaaagaaaagaaaaaagaagacaaagaagaagagaaggataAAGATGCTACCACAAATACTGTGGCCACTGAG AATTTTGATCAGAACAAActagaagaagaaatgagaaaacgAAAAGAAAGAGTGGAGAAATGGAGGGAAGAGCAGCGCAAGAAGGCTATGGAAAACATAggagaactgaaaaaagaaattgaagagatgaaacaggggaaaaaatggagttTAGAAGATGATGATG ATGATGAAGAGGAAactgcagaaggagaaaaagaaggcagTGAGGTTGAAGATGAGGAGTTAGATCCTTTGGATGCTTACATGGAAGAAGTAAAAGAAGAGGTCAAGAAGTTCAATATGAGAAGTGTGAAAGGTGGAAATGAAAAG AAAACTGGACCAACTGTTACCAAGGTAGTAACCGTGGTGACAACCAAAAAGGCAGCTGTAGAGTCAGAAAAGAAGAAGGGGGAGCTCATGGAGAATGACCAAGATGCGATGGAG TATTCCTCAGAAGAGGAGGAAGTTGATCTTCAGACTGCCCTGACTGGCTATCAGACCAAGCAGAGAAAGCTGCTAGAACCAGTGGATCATGGAAAGATAGAGTATGAACctttcaggaaaaacttctaTGTTGAAGTACCAGAACTAGCTAAAATGACTCAAGAAG AGGTGAATGTGTACAGGCTGGAGTTGGAGGGAATTACAGTCAAGGGAAAAGGCTGCCCCAAACCAATAAAAACCTGGGTACAGTGTGGTATTTCCATGAAGATTCTCACTGCCCTCAAAAA ACATGGCTATGAAAAACCCACTCCCATTCAAACCCAGGCTATCCCAGCAATTATGAATGGACGTGACTTGATTGGCATTGCTAAAACAGGAAGCGGAAAAACCATTGCATTTCTGCTGCCCATGTTCAGACACATTATGGATCAGAGAGCGTTAGAAGAAGGAGAAGGTCCCATAG CTGTCATTATGACACCTACTCGCGAGTTGGCTTTGCAGATTACCAAGGAGTGCAAGAAATTCTCCAAGACACTTGGGCTTCGAGTTGTCTGTGTTTATGGAGGAACAGGAATCAGCGAACAG ataGCTGAACTCAAAAGAGGTGCTGAAATTATTGTTTGCACACCTGGACGTATGATTGACATGTTAGCAGCTAACAATG GTCGGGTGACAAATCTCCGTAGAGTCACATATGTTGTACTTGATGAAGCAGACAGAATGTTTGACATGGGTTTTGAGCCTCAG GTTATGCGCATTGTAGACAACGTCAGGCCTGATCGTCAGACTGTCATGTTCTCTGCTACTTTTCCCAGAGCTATGGAGGCATTAGCTCGGAGAATCCTGAGTAAGCCTATAGAAGTGCAGGTTGGCGGCAGAAGTGTTGTCTGTTCTGATGTGGAGCAACACGTT ATTGTCATAGAAGAGGACAAGAAGTTTTTGAAGTTACTGGAGCTACTGGGGCACTATCAGGAGAAAGGATCAGTTATCATATTTGTAGATAAACAAGAACACGCTGATGGATTGTTGAAAGATTTAATGAGAGCTTCTTATCCTTGCTTGTCTCTTCATGGAG GTATTGATCAGTATGACAGAGACAGCATAATTAATGATTTCAAGAATGGAACTTGCAAACTTCTGGTGGCCACATCTGTAGCAGCAAGGGGCTTGGATGTAAAACAGTTGATGCTGGTGGTCAATTATAGCTGTCCCAACCATTATGAAGATTATGTGCACCGAGCAGGCCGAACTGGACGAGCCGGCAATAAA GGGTATGCATATACATTCATTACTGAGGATCAGGCACGGTATGCTGGAGATATCATTAAGGCTTTGGAATTGTCCGGGACTGCAATTCCTGCTGATTTGGAGAAGCTCTGGGCTGACTTCAAAGACCAGCAGAAGGCT gagggaaagctgattaaaaaaagcagtggaTTCTCAGGGAAAGGTTTTAAATTTGATGAAACAGAACAGGCTTTGgctaatgaaagaaagaaactacAAAAAGCAGCTCTTGGCTTGCAAGATTCAGATGATGAAGATACAGCTGTTGAT ATTGATGAACAGATTGAAAGCATGTTCAATTCaaagaaaagagtaaaagaCATGGGAACACCAGGAACATCAGGTGGCCCTGCACCATCAGCTGGGAATGCAGAAAAATTGGAAATTGCTAAAAGATTGGCTTTGAGAATCAATGCCCAGAAGAATCTTGGAGCAGAGGCACAAGTATTTGTCCCCTTCCACTTTAAG gatgtgATGCAGCAGGCTACAAATGCTATCCTGAGAGGAGGCACAATTCAGGCTCCTACTGTGTCTGCCAAGACCATTGCAGAGCAACTGGCTGAAAAAATCAATGCTAAGCTCAATTATGTACCCATCgagaaacaggaggaagagaaacaggaTGGAGGACAAAATGAATCCTTTAAGAGATATGAAGAAGAATTAGAGATCAATGACTTCCCACAG ACTGCCAGATGGAAAGTTACCTCCAAAGAAGCACTACAGAGAATCAGCGAATATTCTGAGGCTGCTATTACAATCAGAGGAACTTACTTCCCTCCAGGCAAAGAACCCAAGGAAGGAGAACGAAAGATTTATTTGGCTATAGAAA gtGCCAATGAACTGGCTGTACAGAAAGCCAAGGCAGAAATCACACGACTTATAAAAGAGGAGCTCATCAGATTG CAAAATTCAtaccaaccaaccaacaaagGAAGATACAAAGTTCTATGA